One Glycine soja cultivar W05 chromosome 7, ASM419377v2, whole genome shotgun sequence genomic window, AATCTAGGCTTGACAAAAAAAGAAGCACCTGAAATTTGTTGAGAGGTGTTTTGCATTCTTCAAATGGGTCAAATTGTTAAAAAACTTTTAGATAATTCAGTAGAAGTATACAATGTATGGTATGTTTGGAGATCCATTGGAATGCACTTTAAAGTCCGTTCACACTTTCCAATAGACAAAACATAGATGCAAGATTTGTTTCATCCGGGTGAACGTGGGTTTCTGTTGTGATGACTGTGAAACAGACACACTAGTACTCTTCTATGTAGATTCCATTTTGTATCTAAAGTTGTTTGTCCCTGCAAATTTGTGTTACAATTATTTCAACTGTTTGAAGATTATTTGCtgtttttgaaagatataaGGGATAACTACGATTCCTCTGGCACCATAAATATGTCTTGTTATATCAATGTGCTTGCAAAGTTTTTCTGAATATGGTTAGACTATATGGACGCTTTACATATTTAagtatgaaaaggaaaaaagttaaGTTACTTTTAGGAAACTTGAAGACTTAAAAGAATGCAATATAATATCTATGTAGATTCCATATTGTTTCTAAAACTGTTGCTACCTAGCAAATAAATGTTGCTCTTGTTTTCTTCCTTTTAGGGATGTTTACATTTTCAAAAGACATTATGAGTCTTCTTAAGTTTTGCTGACTATGGTTTGACTATAAGGACCTGTTGCATATTTAAGTTTTACATGCATAACATTCAGGGTAAAGTGAATAAATTTTGAAGTTGAACCTTTCCACTTTTCTGTTGCGAGTATACTGGATTTCTATGTTGTTCATTAGTTCAAAACTCTTTCCAGTTTCTGAGTAAGAATATTTAGATTGTTATATGCAATAAGAAATGAATATGTGGAACACGTTATTTCTCAATAATTGGTTAAAAATAAACCTACACTGTGAACTTACGTGTAGTCGTGTTCCGACTTCAGTGATATTTCTATCATTAAGAAGTGATTAACAAGTTGCAGACGTAGCAGtcttaaatttaacaaatttggTGAATATGCTCAGTGTATATACAATAATGTGTATATTTACCTGGATAATGTGCGTAAACTTTATTCTGCTTTAATCGTCACAAATTGTTGAATCTGCTTGTTAATACAAATTGATTTCTTTTAATTACTTGTTGTggcattataattttttccagTGCTGTTAAATTGCAGTGCCATGGCCACAATGGCAGGATGGTGTGGCAGATTTTTTGCCAACCGCCATAATCAATTTGTGAAGGGAAGCTCCCTATAGTGGCACCAAAGGCCGCAATGGCGGGTCTATATGGAGGAATTTTGGCCTTCCGTCATCCGTCATTGATAACATTGATATTTTCACATCTGtattatttccattttttaattttttctacttCTATCCAGGAAAGGAGAAAGAATTAGCATTTAGGATGGGTAAAACAATTGAGTTGTATGGATTCCCTACATCTGTGAATGTGTCTGATGTAAAGACTTTTGTAGAGCAGCGTACTGGTGAAGGAACTGTGTTCGCCAAACTTAGAACTTTCCGTACATGCTCAAAGGTACTCCAATTACGCTCACATCCTGATGAGCTATAAGTCAAACTTAGAACTTTAATGACAATGGTTTGCAAGTGTGGTGTTTTTCCTCCATACAATTTCCACCACTTAACTGTAAAATGCAATTCATATGCATTAGCATTTAcagatattattaattaatcattcaaatttataagtGAATTTTTCCACTTACCAGGAGATATTTCAGTCCTTGCTTTCATTGCTGCAGTCATACCAAACCTCTCCCCAGCCCTTTTATACACTAGCAATTGTTTGTGAACTTCAACTacaaaatcatcatcttcactaAGCTTATCAATACATTTGTAGAGGCCATCCACCACTTCATTATCACTGTCAATGTTTGGATTGGTGTAAAAGAACTTTGGATTTAGATAATAACCCGCTGCATGCAAAGGGTGGTGAAGTTGGCAATCCCATCTTTTATCAATGATTGCAAGGATATCCTTATACTTCCCTTCATTGTTATTGAAAGCTCTTTGAATTGCTTCTTTGGCCCTATCCATTGCTTCATAAATGAAACCCAttgcaggtttttttttttcattatccaCCAACCTTAACACCCTTACAAGAGGCCCCATAGCCTTTAAAGCATAATcaacatcattccaaaatgatgGCATAAGAACAACATCTGTTGCTTGCTTCCCCTTGGGCTCTTTAGCTGCCTTAGACTTCAACCATTCATCTGAAGTAAACATCCTTCTAAGATTGGCCTTTTGCTTATGCAATCTTTGCAAAGTTAAGAAAGTGGTAGCAAATCTTGTAACTCCATGTCTCACTAATTCAGTTTTTTGTGTGAATTTCCTCATGGTGTTCAAAGCCAATGCATGGTTGTAAATGTAGCCTACAAGCTTGATGCCTCTCTGTATAACCCTTTTTACTTTTGGGATCTTTCCAATATCTTCTAGCATCAAGTCAAGACAATGTGCAGCACATGgagtccaaaatatttttggtctCGTGACTTGTAAAATTTTAGCTAAAAAGACCAAAATCAATAAACTTGTATGAGTAGTGTaacaattaaaagttataagtaactacaaaaaaaacttcattaagTATGATTGAATTCTCACCCGCCAACACATAATTACTTCCATTGTCCGTCACCACTTGAATAACATTCTTTTCTCCAATCTCCTCAACAAAGCTATCCAAAAGCTCAAAGACCTTCTGACCAGTCTTCATGTATTCAGAAGCATCCACACTCCTCACAAATTGTGTTCCCAACGAACAATTTACCAAAAAGTTAATCAAAGTTCTATTCTTCCTATCCGTCCAACCATCTGACATAATTGAACACCCATATTTGATTCGCTCCTCCTCATGACCCCTCAATAAGCCCTTCGTGTATTCCAACTCTATTTTAAGGAGTGGAACTCTCAATTCATGATAGCTTGGAGGCTTTAAATGAGGACCATAGGTTCCAATCGCCTCAATCATCAACTTGAAACTTTTTGATTTAGCAACATTGAATGGTATTCCATTCCTAAAAAAGAAACGAGCAATGTACTGAACTGCCCTGTCTCTTGTAGCCTTGTTATAAGTTTCATTTACACTTGATTGTCTCATGGTTTTTCCTAATTTGATACTTTCTTCAGGTGCTTTGGAGAACAAAAAATCAATAGGGCCTTTTTTAGTTGTGATCCTCTTATTGGAAGCAGTTGAGGAGGCTTCATTTGATGTTGTTGGATGCTTTTTTCCACTTTTAAGTCTTGCAATCTCTAGGAtcccatcttcctcttcctcgtctTCTTCTTGCATTGCCTCCATGTATGCTGCAGTTTCAGCTATTTTCTTCTCATAAGCAGCAATCATTTCTAATTTAACATCCTCCGGTACTTTTTTACAAGAACCCACATCTCCTTTTATTTGAAGTTGATGTCTTTTTGCTCTAGAAATTCCTCTCGTAGTCGTTTTGTGACAAAAATCACAGGTTACACTCTTCctgttatttttatcctttaaacTGTTCCATTTCCAAAAGGCATCTACCCTATCACCGGTAGGCTTGAACAACGAAGATCCCTCTGAATTCAACATTCTAGTAGACTAAAGTCTAATGCACAGTAAGGAGACTAAAGCACtgcaaccaaataaaaaattacataaaattctGCACTctattatgtaaataaatagTGTCACTCCCTAATGCTAGAGTTCTTACttgaacaacaaaaaattgtgaACTAATTGATACAAACCATTCACAGTTACAGCCAAAGCCAAAAATTAGTAAGTAACaaggtaaaaattaattatcaaaaaattaattagtaagtaACAaggtaaaaattaatcatcaaaaaattaattagtaagtaACAAGGTAAAAATTAATTGACACAAACTATTCACAGCTACAGTCAActctttttaaattctttggcTTTCATTTTCTGCACACATGCATCAACAGGTGGATAACAACTATGGCTGAGATTGTTcctcaattttttattgttgattcAACACTTTGCTAGTTGCTAGACAATTCTAGAATCTAGCATATGTGGCAGTCACATGACAGGTGGtggataataagttaataactaCTTCATGCTtcacaaaaaaatgaattcaattcatataaaataaaaatcacagcACAGAGCCGCAGACACCCAAGAGGCCAAGACCCAACAGCAAGAGGCCAAGACCCAACAGCAAGGTAAGAGTAAGACCAAAAAAATCCTCTTCGTTGTCTTCCTCACCTCAAGCAAGGGGGTGGCGGCGTGGCGCAGTCGCAGGACGAAGACTCATCGGGTTGCAGCTTCGTCGGGTGCAGAGTCGTCGCCGGAGTCGCTGGACGGGATCGTCGGAGTCGCTGGACGGAGTCGTCGGAGTCGCAGGTCGAGGTTGCAGCGcagcttcaatggagaaaggGTTTCTCAAGCCGTTTGGATAACAGATCGGGGAGGGAGCTTCAATGGCcaggtaataaaaaaaaagccaaaaatacCCTCACTTTCTCGCATTAAGTGAGGGCATTTTGGGCTGTCAGTGTAGCGCGCGAAATTTTGCGTCGAGATCCCGCGCCGCGCCGCCGCTTTAGCAGCCGCGACGGCCGCTACTCTGAACTGCCCCGCTTCTCCTGCCTTCGTCGCGGTAGGGTGCCGCGCCGCGCCGCCGTGATAGCGGCCGTGACGGCCGCTATTAACAACATAGGGGAAAATTCTGTTTTATGGAAAAAGCAGGATGTTGTTGTAAATTTTGGGACTGGAATGAGAAAGATGCATTTCTTATTTTCCCACAACAATGTGCAATACAAACTTGAGCTTTCATATGAGAACATTCGGAAGATTGAGCTGCATCGACCACGGAATGAGACTACATGATATCTCTTGATTCGGGTTGTTAAACTTAACTTTTTCATTATGTGTTTTAAggcatataatttaatttctgaatgaaattaataatgaaCATGTTAAACTTCCAACTGGAGTTGAATCATGACAAATACATAGCTTGGCTTCGAATCCAGGGGTTTGCAATTGGAGTATGGTAATATTaacttttaagtttttctatgCTTGTGGCCTTTCCTGTCCTTGGACTGGGGCAATCATCTCTTCaccctaattttttattttccaaaaataaaaatgctacCAAACTGACAGTTGCAGAGACCACCAATAAAATGATATGCCTAAGCATCCTTCCTAGTGTTCCAGAACTCAGttaccaaaaaacaaaatacaaaacaacAAAGCACAAAACATGTAAAATGAGGAAGATATGGAGTTATAGATTCTGTAGAAAGTTCTTGCTTATGAATTTCAACTAAGGAAATTTGAAATAATGATTCGATGAAGAATTTGGCATCTGAAAATTATTGTATAAGAAAAAGTCCCTTGAATGGTATGTAATTTGGTTTTCCATTTCCATTTCCATCAGGTGCTAAGATTTCTCCTACTCTTTAGTTTAGAATAGTTTTTCCTCTATTTCCATGGCCTAGATTAATTTATCTttaggaaatttatttttattaaacagTGTTGGGTTATTATAGAATTTCATACAAAAACGGAGAAGATAATATTTTAGGTTTGTTGCTCAATATGATTAGGAAAGGTGGTTTTAATGTTTAGAAATGGTTCtgcaattaaaatcaaagttGAGTGAACTTGGGACATTTATGGCTACTacattaaataagatataaaGGAAAGGTAGTTTTAATGTTTAGAAATGGTTCTTCAATTAGTTTTCTTAATCAAAAGTTTCTCAATGTTCTCCTACATTTTGTTTTCATGTATGTTTTCTTTCAGAAAGTAAACGTAAGATTATCTCCCAAATCAAAGTAGTTATTTTATTGTCtctcaaatttttaattgttacctTTCATGTTGAGCAAGTTTTCCTAATTGAAATTATTCCATATTATATCTTCTGCAATAATGGGTTTAagaaattttgttttgtgctaAATACGTTACAGTCTATTACTTATCAGAGATAAAACTTCGtgcaaattaatatttactgcATTAGCTTTTTCATCTTTAATTATGAACTCTTATCAGATTTTATGATTGTCTCTTTTCTGAAATTGTATTTTACTATGATTGCTGAATCTTATCCAATTCGCTTCAAT contains:
- the LOC114420587 gene encoding uncharacterized protein LOC114420587, producing the protein MIAAYEKKIAETAAYMEAMQEEDEEEEDGILEIARLKSGKKHPTTSNEASSTASNKRITTKKGPIDFLFSKAPEESIKLGKTMRQSSVNETYNKATRDRAVQYIARFFFRNGIPFNVAKSKSFKLMIEAIGTYGPHLKPPSYHELRVPLLKIELEYTKGLLRGHEEERIKYGCSIMSDGWTDRKNRTLINFLVNCSLGTQFVRSVDASEYMKTGQKVFELLDSFVEEIGEKNVIQVVTDNGSNYVLAAKILQVTRPKIFWTPCAAHCLDLMLEDIGKIPKVKRVIQRGIKLVGYIYNHALALNTMRKFTQKTELVRHGVTRFATTFLTLQRLHKQKANLRRMFTSDEWLKSKAAKEPKGKQATDVVLMPSFWNDVDYALKAMGPLVRVLRLVDNEKKKPAMGFIYEAMDRAKEAIQRAFNNNEGKYKDILAIIDKRWDCQLHHPLHAAGYYLNPKFFYTNPNIDSDNEVVDGLYKCIDKLSEDDDFVVEVHKQLLVYKRAGERFGMTAAMKARTEISPVKWWKLYGGKTPHLQTIVIKVLSLTYSSSGCERNWSTFEHVRKVLSLANTVPSPVRCSTKVFTSDTFTDVGNPYNSIVLPILNANSFSFPG